One genomic segment of Luteimonas galliterrae includes these proteins:
- the tolB gene encoding Tol-Pal system beta propeller repeat protein TolB, with the protein MKRPLYLLAALFALLMLPLLAAAQEKGLEIDIVGGNASALPIVVVPFQGSAGETDVAAVIRADLARSGQFRGLPEQDIIERPSRGSEINYPTWRLLKQDYIVVGRVLPAGDGSFRVEYELFDVAKQERLLGFALTARANAMRDVAHQIADAVYEKILGVRGAFWTRIAYVTAVGTGQGSRYALMIADSDGYNPQVVVRSSEPLLSPSWSPDGGRLAYVSFERGNSSIYIQNIASGSRELVASFRGINGAPSFSPDGSRLALTLSRSGNPEIYVMNLGSKALTQITNQFGIDTEPTWSADGGTIYFTSDRGGRPQIYQVSASGGGATRVTFQGSYNASASVSYDGKKIAVAQGAGNVYRIALMDRSLGSPRWNTLSPGSLDESPSFAPNASMLLYAAREGRRGVLYAVSADGRVRQRLVLADGDVREPAWSPYRQKR; encoded by the coding sequence ATGAAACGACCGCTGTATCTGCTCGCCGCCCTGTTCGCCCTGTTGATGCTGCCGCTGCTGGCCGCGGCGCAGGAGAAAGGGCTGGAGATCGACATCGTCGGCGGCAATGCCTCGGCTTTGCCGATCGTGGTGGTGCCGTTCCAGGGTTCGGCCGGCGAGACCGATGTCGCTGCGGTGATCCGCGCCGACCTGGCGCGGTCGGGCCAGTTCCGCGGCCTGCCCGAGCAGGACATCATCGAGCGTCCCAGCCGCGGCAGCGAGATCAATTATCCGACCTGGCGCCTGCTCAAGCAGGACTACATCGTGGTCGGTCGCGTGCTGCCCGCCGGCGACGGCAGCTTCCGCGTCGAATACGAATTGTTCGACGTGGCCAAGCAGGAACGCCTGCTCGGCTTCGCGCTGACCGCGCGCGCCAACGCGATGCGCGACGTGGCGCATCAGATCGCGGACGCGGTCTACGAAAAGATCCTGGGCGTGCGCGGCGCGTTCTGGACTCGGATCGCCTACGTCACCGCGGTCGGCACCGGCCAGGGCAGCCGATATGCGTTGATGATCGCCGATTCGGATGGTTACAACCCGCAGGTCGTGGTGCGCTCGTCCGAACCGCTGCTGTCGCCGTCGTGGAGTCCGGATGGCGGACGCCTGGCTTACGTCAGCTTCGAGCGCGGCAATTCTTCGATCTACATCCAGAACATCGCCAGCGGCAGCCGCGAATTAGTGGCTTCGTTCCGCGGCATCAACGGCGCGCCCAGCTTCTCGCCGGACGGCAGCCGCCTGGCGCTGACCCTGTCGCGTAGCGGCAATCCCGAAATCTATGTCATGAACCTGGGCAGCAAGGCACTGACCCAGATCACCAACCAGTTCGGCATCGATACCGAACCGACCTGGAGCGCCGACGGCGGCACGATCTACTTCACCTCCGATCGCGGCGGCCGTCCGCAGATCTACCAGGTGTCGGCCAGCGGCGGCGGCGCCACGCGCGTCACCTTCCAGGGCAGCTACAACGCCAGCGCCAGCGTTTCCTACGATGGCAAGAAGATTGCCGTGGCGCAGGGCGCTGGAAACGTTTACCGTATCGCCCTGATGGATCGCAGCCTGGGTTCGCCGCGCTGGAATACGCTGTCGCCGGGATCGCTGGACGAATCACCCAGTTTTGCCCCCAATGCCAGCATGCTTCTGTATGCGGCCCGCGAAGGGCGGCGCGGCGTGTTGTATGCCGTGTCGGCCGACGGCCGGGTGCGGCAGCGGCTGGTGCTGGCGGACGGCGATGTGCGCGAGCCGGCCTGGTCGCCGTACCGCCAGAAGCGCTGA
- the tolA gene encoding cell envelope integrity protein TolA: MRETRADTTQAFVYAIALHVLLFLLAFVGLWWTRSTAPVSAAGPMVEAELIDPNALSAQMKRVLRERPKAVPPEPVQQPQAAEEEATPPPQPLPEPRPQDSQVPQQNQAQEQIPIPDTREQERVDREAISAEQREREQEEKRRQEQIDLTERERQQEAEEKQRLAQQQKDEELKKIRAEIAKAKREEDLAQQRLKQLADRRAQQASSDAASSASPPPGNEGVDTDLAAKYAAALQEAILRNWTRPETVPLGQRCRLNIRQLPGGEVVDVQVSPSCPYDELGRRSVEAAVLKAQPLPYAGFETVFQRNLTLNFEAQDR, encoded by the coding sequence GTGAGGGAAACCCGCGCCGACACGACGCAGGCGTTCGTCTACGCCATCGCGTTGCATGTGCTGCTGTTCCTGCTGGCCTTCGTCGGCCTGTGGTGGACGCGCAGCACGGCGCCCGTGTCCGCGGCCGGGCCGATGGTGGAAGCCGAACTGATCGATCCCAATGCGCTGTCCGCGCAAATGAAGCGCGTGTTGCGCGAGCGGCCCAAGGCGGTGCCGCCAGAGCCGGTGCAGCAGCCGCAGGCGGCCGAAGAGGAAGCCACGCCGCCGCCGCAGCCCTTGCCCGAACCGCGGCCGCAGGATTCGCAGGTGCCGCAACAGAACCAGGCGCAGGAACAGATCCCGATTCCCGACACGCGCGAGCAGGAGCGTGTCGACCGCGAAGCGATCTCGGCCGAGCAGCGCGAACGCGAGCAGGAAGAAAAACGCCGCCAGGAGCAGATCGATCTGACCGAACGCGAGCGCCAGCAGGAAGCCGAAGAGAAACAACGCCTCGCCCAGCAGCAGAAAGACGAAGAGCTGAAGAAGATCCGCGCCGAAATCGCCAAGGCCAAGCGCGAAGAGGATCTGGCGCAGCAGCGGCTCAAGCAATTGGCCGACCGGCGCGCGCAGCAGGCCTCGTCCGATGCGGCTTCCAGCGCCAGTCCGCCGCCGGGCAACGAGGGCGTCGATACCGATCTGGCCGCGAAATACGCTGCGGCGCTGCAGGAGGCGATCCTGCGCAATTGGACGCGGCCCGAAACCGTGCCGCTGGGACAACGTTGCCGCCTCAATATCCGCCAGTTGCCGGGCGGGGAGGTGGTCGATGTGCAGGTTTCCCCGTCCTGCCCTTACGACGAACTGGGCCGGCGTTCGGTCGAAGCCGCGGTGCTGAAGGCTCAGCCTCTGCCTTACGCCGGCTTCGAAACCGTGTTCCAGCGCAATCTCACCCTCAATTTCGAGGCCCAGGATCGCTGA
- a CDS encoding ExbD/TolR family protein, translating into MTTTRRKRKRRLKADINVVPYIDVMLVLLIIFMVTAPLLNLGVDIQLPQSNAKTVTEQKDPIVVSVDREGHLFLTIEGAKNEAVTTEQMVAKVGAYVRNNPKVAVFVAGDGNAPYQTIYSVLTDLQTKANVPRAGLMSNPAEVPAK; encoded by the coding sequence ATGACCACCACACGCCGCAAACGTAAGCGCAGACTCAAGGCCGACATCAACGTCGTGCCCTACATCGACGTGATGCTGGTGCTGCTGATCATCTTCATGGTCACCGCGCCGCTGCTGAACCTGGGCGTCGACATCCAGTTGCCGCAGTCCAACGCCAAGACGGTGACCGAGCAGAAGGATCCGATCGTGGTCAGCGTGGACCGCGAAGGCCATCTGTTCCTGACCATCGAAGGCGCCAAGAACGAGGCGGTGACCACCGAGCAGATGGTGGCCAAGGTCGGCGCTTACGTGCGCAACAATCCCAAAGTGGCGGTATTCGTGGCCGGCGACGGCAATGCGCCGTACCAGACCATCTATTCGGTGCTGACCGACCTGCAGACCAAGGCCAACGTGCCGCGCGCCGGCCTGATGAGCAATCCCGCCGAGGTTCCCGCGAAGTGA
- the tolQ gene encoding protein TolQ has product MIAMLLATQAATAEPLPEEAANVVQAAAAVPPESHFNILQLILHASIPVQLVMLLLLGASIASWVIIFRKKRVLDRAENEAIRFEERFWSGAELSKLYAGAAERNRDIGGMEAIFEGGFREFNRIRQRRGVDSRIQLEGAQRAMRATASRELDGLEHNLEFLANVGSISPYVGLFGTVWGIMISFQGLANVKEATIATVAPGISEALIATAMGLFAAIPAVWAYNRFATKVDRIGVRYDAFAEEFSSILQRQAHLDD; this is encoded by the coding sequence ATGATTGCGATGTTGCTTGCCACGCAGGCCGCCACGGCGGAGCCCTTGCCCGAGGAAGCCGCGAACGTCGTGCAGGCCGCCGCCGCGGTGCCGCCGGAAAGCCATTTCAACATCCTGCAGCTGATATTGCATGCGAGCATCCCGGTGCAACTGGTGATGCTGCTGCTGCTGGGCGCTTCGATCGCCTCGTGGGTGATCATCTTCCGCAAGAAACGCGTGCTCGACAGGGCCGAGAACGAGGCGATCCGCTTCGAAGAACGCTTCTGGTCCGGCGCCGAACTGAGCAAGCTCTACGCCGGCGCCGCCGAACGCAACCGCGACATCGGCGGCATGGAAGCGATCTTCGAGGGCGGTTTCCGCGAGTTCAACCGCATCCGCCAGCGCCGCGGCGTGGACAGCCGCATCCAGCTCGAAGGCGCGCAGCGCGCGATGCGCGCGACCGCCTCGCGCGAGCTCGACGGGCTGGAGCACAACCTGGAATTCCTGGCCAACGTCGGCTCGATCAGCCCTTACGTGGGCCTGTTCGGCACCGTCTGGGGCATCATGATTTCGTTCCAGGGCCTGGCCAACGTCAAAGAAGCCACCATCGCCACCGTGGCGCCGGGCATTTCCGAGGCGCTGATCGCCACCGCCATGGGCCTGTTCGCAGCGATTCCCGCGGTGTGGGCCTACAACCGTTTCGCGACCAAGGTCGACCGGATCGGCGTGCGTTACGACGCGTTCGCCGAAGAGTTCTCGTCGATCCTGCAACGGCAGGCGCACCTGGACGATTGA
- the ybgC gene encoding tol-pal system-associated acyl-CoA thioesterase produces the protein MIPESLIPNPQPRPPFSWPTRVYWEDTDAGGVVYHAQYLAFLERARTEWLRVHGYGQELLRTEHDLVFAVRAMRIDFRQPARLDDALSVTAALAECRRASLVIAQSIDRDGSRLLDAQVRVAALGAGDFRPRAIPDALYARLKSLQTRPVPDNSPETKIAE, from the coding sequence TTGATCCCCGAATCCCTAATCCCTAATCCCCAACCCCGGCCCCCGTTCAGTTGGCCGACACGCGTTTATTGGGAAGATACCGATGCCGGTGGCGTGGTCTACCACGCGCAATACCTGGCGTTCCTGGAGCGCGCGCGCACCGAATGGCTGCGCGTCCACGGGTATGGCCAGGAACTTTTGCGCACGGAGCACGATCTGGTGTTCGCGGTGCGGGCGATGCGGATCGATTTCCGCCAGCCGGCGCGGTTGGACGACGCGCTGTCGGTAACGGCGGCGCTGGCCGAATGCCGGCGCGCCAGCCTGGTGATCGCGCAGTCGATCGATCGCGACGGATCGCGGCTGCTGGATGCGCAGGTGCGCGTGGCGGCGCTGGGCGCGGGCGATTTCCGGCCGCGCGCGATCCCCGACGCGCTGTACGCGCGGCTCAAATCGTTGCAAACCCGGCCCGTGCCGGACAATTCCCCCGAAACCAAGATTGCGGAGTGA
- the ruvB gene encoding Holliday junction branch migration DNA helicase RuvB, whose translation MTEDRIIAAAATREDDAIEASIRPKRLDEYLGQQPVREQLSIYIEAAKRRGEALDHILIFGPPGLGKTTLSHVIANELGVNLRVTSGPVIEKAGDLAALLTNLQPHDVLFIDEIHRLSPVVEEVLYPAMEDFQIDIMIGEGPAARSIKLDLPPFTLIGATTRAGLLTAPLRDRFGIVQRLEFYSAEELTRIVRRSAKILGIDCAADGADEIARRSRGTPRIANRLLRRVRDFAQVRAAGHIDHDVAKAAMLMLKVDPEGFDELDRRLLNLIIENFDGGPVGVESLAAALSEERGTLEDVIEPYLIQQGFLVRTARGRMASHKAYRHLGLRPRKDSGLGIGDSQSLFDSEADPGDQVR comes from the coding sequence ATGACCGAAGACCGCATCATCGCCGCCGCCGCTACCCGCGAAGACGACGCCATCGAGGCCAGCATCCGCCCGAAACGGTTGGACGAATACCTCGGCCAGCAGCCGGTGCGCGAGCAGTTGTCGATCTACATCGAAGCCGCCAAGCGCCGCGGCGAGGCGCTGGACCATATCCTTATCTTCGGCCCGCCGGGCCTGGGCAAGACCACGCTCAGCCACGTGATCGCCAACGAGCTGGGCGTCAACCTGCGCGTGACCTCGGGCCCGGTGATCGAAAAGGCCGGCGACCTGGCCGCGCTGCTCACCAACCTGCAGCCGCACGACGTGCTGTTCATCGACGAGATCCACCGCCTGTCGCCGGTAGTGGAGGAAGTGCTGTACCCGGCGATGGAAGATTTCCAGATCGACATCATGATCGGCGAGGGCCCGGCCGCGCGCTCGATCAAGCTCGACCTGCCGCCGTTCACCCTGATCGGCGCCACCACCCGCGCCGGCCTGTTGACCGCGCCGCTGCGCGACCGCTTCGGCATCGTGCAGCGGCTGGAGTTCTACAGCGCCGAGGAGTTGACCCGCATCGTGCGCCGCTCGGCGAAAATTCTGGGCATCGATTGCGCAGCGGATGGCGCCGACGAGATCGCGCGCCGTTCGCGCGGCACGCCGCGCATCGCCAACCGCCTGTTGCGGCGGGTGCGCGATTTCGCCCAGGTGCGCGCCGCGGGCCATATCGACCACGATGTGGCCAAGGCCGCGATGCTGATGCTGAAAGTCGATCCTGAAGGCTTCGACGAGCTCGACCGTCGCCTGCTCAACCTGATCATCGAGAATTTCGACGGCGGCCCGGTCGGCGTCGAATCGCTGGCAGCCGCGCTCAGCGAGGAGCGCGGCACGCTCGAGGACGTGATCGAGCCTTATCTGATCCAGCAGGGTTTCCTGGTGCGCACCGCGCGCGGGCGCATGGCCTCGCACAAGGCGTATCGGCATCTTGGACTGCGGCCGAGAAAGGATTCGGGATTGGGGATTGGGGATTCGCAATCGCTGTTCGATTCCGAAGCGGATCCCGGCGATCAAGTCCGCTAA
- a CDS encoding potassium transporter Kup, translated as MATPQNHSATGNSHAHGKTGLPALVVGAIGVVFGDIGTSPLYTLKEAFSPHFGLVGNHDTVLGILSLVFWALMIVVTVKYVTIIMRADNNGEGGIMALMTLAQRTLAKGGRSAYVVGILGIFGASLFFGDSVITPAITVLGAVEGLEVAAPGLHRFIVPIAVLILIAVFFAQRFGTEKVGKVFGPVTMIWFLALGAIGVHNVIDAPEVLKALNPWWGAKFFMEHGSHSVLILGVVVLAVTGGEALYADMGHFGAKPIRYAWYTMVLPCLMLNYLGQGAFVLGHPAAVVNPFYESVPSWALYPMIVLATMAAVIASQAVITGAYSVARQAMQLGYIPRMLVKHTSRETIGQIYVPYINWVLMVTVLVVVLMFRSSTALASAYGISVSATMLIDTLLLALVARALWPRWRMFVLPLCVLFFIVDVGFVIANGAKFFDGAWFPVVLGLAVFTLLRTWRRGRELLHEEVRKEGIQIDSFLPGLMLAPPARVPGTAVFMTADQGVVPHALLHNLKHNKVLHERNVFLTVETLTVPHAPQAKRLKIDPIGDDFYRVLIRFGFMETPDVPLALMRSCDAGGIYFDPMDTTYFASRETIVASRHRGMPIWRDRLFAFMHRNAAPATGFFRIPGNRLVELGAQVEI; from the coding sequence ATGGCCACCCCGCAGAACCATTCCGCTACAGGCAATTCCCACGCTCACGGCAAAACCGGCTTGCCGGCGCTGGTGGTCGGCGCGATCGGCGTGGTGTTCGGCGACATCGGCACCAGCCCGCTGTACACGCTGAAAGAGGCGTTTTCGCCCCATTTCGGCCTGGTCGGCAACCACGACACCGTGCTGGGCATCCTGTCGCTGGTGTTCTGGGCGCTGATGATCGTGGTCACGGTGAAGTACGTGACCATCATCATGCGCGCCGACAACAACGGCGAAGGCGGCATCATGGCGCTGATGACGCTGGCGCAACGCACGCTGGCCAAGGGCGGGCGTTCGGCCTACGTGGTCGGCATCCTCGGCATCTTCGGCGCCTCGCTGTTCTTCGGCGACAGCGTGATCACGCCGGCGATCACCGTGTTGGGCGCGGTCGAAGGCCTGGAAGTCGCGGCGCCGGGCCTGCACCGCTTCATCGTGCCGATCGCGGTGCTGATCCTGATCGCGGTGTTCTTCGCGCAGCGTTTCGGCACCGAGAAGGTAGGCAAGGTCTTCGGCCCGGTCACGATGATCTGGTTCCTGGCGCTGGGCGCCATCGGCGTCCACAACGTCATCGATGCGCCGGAGGTGCTGAAGGCGCTGAATCCATGGTGGGGCGCGAAATTCTTCATGGAACACGGCTCGCATTCGGTGCTGATCCTGGGCGTGGTGGTGCTCGCCGTGACCGGCGGCGAAGCGCTGTACGCCGACATGGGCCATTTCGGCGCCAAGCCGATCCGTTACGCCTGGTACACGATGGTGCTGCCCTGCCTGATGCTGAACTACCTGGGGCAGGGCGCGTTCGTGCTCGGGCACCCGGCCGCGGTGGTGAACCCGTTCTACGAATCGGTGCCTTCCTGGGCGCTGTACCCGATGATCGTGCTGGCGACGATGGCCGCGGTGATCGCCTCGCAGGCCGTAATCACCGGCGCGTACTCGGTCGCGCGCCAGGCGATGCAGCTGGGCTATATCCCGCGGATGCTGGTCAAGCACACCTCGCGCGAAACCATCGGCCAGATCTATGTGCCGTACATCAACTGGGTGTTGATGGTGACGGTGCTGGTGGTGGTGCTGATGTTCCGCAGCTCCACCGCGTTGGCCTCGGCTTACGGCATCTCGGTGTCGGCGACGATGCTGATCGACACCCTGCTGCTGGCGCTGGTGGCGCGCGCGCTGTGGCCGCGCTGGCGCATGTTCGTGCTGCCGCTGTGCGTGCTGTTTTTCATCGTCGACGTCGGTTTCGTGATCGCCAACGGCGCCAAGTTCTTCGACGGCGCCTGGTTCCCGGTGGTGCTGGGCCTGGCGGTGTTCACCCTGCTGCGCACCTGGCGCCGCGGCCGCGAGCTGCTGCACGAGGAAGTGCGCAAGGAAGGCATCCAGATCGACAGCTTCCTGCCCGGGCTGATGCTGGCGCCGCCGGCTCGCGTACCGGGCACCGCGGTGTTCATGACCGCGGACCAGGGCGTGGTGCCGCACGCGCTGCTGCATAACCTTAAGCACAACAAGGTGCTGCACGAGCGCAACGTGTTCCTGACCGTCGAAACGCTGACCGTGCCGCACGCGCCGCAGGCCAAGCGCCTTAAGATCGACCCGATCGGCGACGATTTCTACCGCGTGCTGATCCGCTTCGGCTTCATGGAAACGCCGGACGTGCCGCTGGCGCTGATGCGCAGCTGCGATGCCGGCGGCATCTATTTCGATCCGATGGACACCACCTATTTCGCCAGCCGGGAGACGATCGTCGCCAGCCGCCACCGCGGCATGCCGATCTGGCGCGATCGCCTGTTCGCCTTCATGCATCGCAATGCGGCGCCGGCGACGGGGTTTTTTCGCATTCCCGGCAACCGGCTGGTGGAGTTGGGCGCGCAGGTAGAAATCTGA
- the ruvA gene encoding Holliday junction branch migration protein RuvA, whose amino-acid sequence MIGRLKGILLHKQPPWLVVDVHGVGYELEAPMSTFYDLPQVGGEVSLFTHYAQKEDSVSLYGFLSESERRLFRDVQRVSGIGAKIALAVLSGASVDEFARLVQTGDVTALTRIPGIGKKTAERMVVELRDRAADLIGSGSPVSMGKGPADPLSEAIIALQQLGYKPAEAQRMAKNAAADGDAPEIIIRKALQSALR is encoded by the coding sequence GTGATCGGACGCTTGAAGGGAATCCTGCTCCACAAACAGCCGCCGTGGCTGGTGGTGGACGTGCACGGCGTCGGCTACGAGCTCGAAGCCCCGATGAGCACGTTCTACGACTTGCCGCAGGTCGGCGGCGAAGTCTCGCTGTTCACGCATTACGCGCAGAAGGAAGACAGCGTCTCGCTGTACGGCTTCCTGAGCGAATCCGAGCGCCGGCTGTTCCGCGACGTGCAGCGGGTCAGCGGCATCGGCGCCAAGATCGCGCTGGCCGTGCTGTCGGGCGCTTCGGTCGACGAATTCGCAAGACTGGTGCAGACCGGCGACGTAACCGCGTTGACCCGGATTCCGGGCATCGGCAAGAAGACCGCCGAACGCATGGTGGTGGAACTGCGCGACCGCGCCGCCGACCTGATCGGCAGCGGTTCGCCGGTGTCGATGGGCAAGGGCCCAGCCGACCCGCTGTCCGAAGCGATCATCGCCCTGCAACAACTGGGCTACAAGCCGGCCGAAGCGCAGCGGATGGCGAAAAACGCGGCCGCCGATGGCGATGCCCCCGAAATCATCATCCGTAAAGCGCTACAGTCCGCGCTTCGTTGA
- the ruvC gene encoding crossover junction endodeoxyribonuclease RuvC produces MTRILGIDPGSQRTGVGIIDVDASGKATHVFHAPLNLMLGEAAEKGHFPQRLKLLLDGLSGIIDAHRPDEVAIEQVFMARNPDSALKLGQARGAALCAVVMRDLPVHEYAAKEIKLALVGKGGADKVQVQHMVGIMLNLKGKLQADAADALAVAITHAHVRASARRLGVNVREAWSRK; encoded by the coding sequence GTGACCAGAATCCTCGGCATCGACCCCGGTTCGCAGCGGACCGGCGTGGGCATCATCGACGTCGACGCCAGCGGCAAGGCCACGCATGTGTTCCACGCGCCGCTGAACCTGATGCTGGGCGAGGCCGCGGAGAAGGGCCACTTCCCGCAGCGGTTGAAGTTATTGCTCGACGGCCTGTCCGGGATAATCGACGCCCACCGGCCGGACGAGGTCGCGATCGAGCAGGTCTTCATGGCGCGCAACCCCGATTCGGCGCTCAAGCTGGGCCAGGCCCGCGGCGCCGCGCTGTGCGCGGTGGTGATGCGCGACCTGCCCGTGCACGAATACGCGGCCAAGGAGATCAAGCTGGCCCTGGTCGGCAAGGGCGGCGCGGACAAGGTGCAGGTGCAGCACATGGTCGGCATCATGCTCAACCTGAAAGGCAAGCTGCAGGCCGACGCGGCCGACGCGCTGGCGGTGGCGATCACCCATGCGCACGTGCGCGCGAGCGCGCGGCGATTGGGCGTGAACGTACGCGAGGCGTGGAGCAGGAAATGA
- a CDS encoding YebC/PmpR family DNA-binding transcriptional regulator — MGRGPSIEARKNAEDARRGKIFTKIIREISVAARAGGGDPAGNPRLRSAIDKGLGANMSKDVIERAIKKATGELEGVEYEEIRYEGYAPGGVAVIVDCLTDNKVRTVADVRHAFGKFGGNLGTDGSVAFMFKKLGVLSFAAGADEDTITEAAIEAGADDVVVYPEDGAIDVITAPDAFETVKAAMDAAGLKPDIAEVTLRADNDIAVSGDTAQQVAKLLAWLEDMDDVQNVYSNAELGADAYA; from the coding sequence ATGGGTAGAGGTCCTTCCATCGAGGCCCGCAAGAACGCAGAGGACGCCCGCCGCGGCAAGATCTTCACCAAGATCATCCGCGAGATCTCCGTCGCCGCGCGCGCCGGCGGCGGCGATCCGGCCGGCAATCCGCGCCTGCGCAGCGCCATCGACAAGGGCTTGGGCGCCAACATGTCCAAGGACGTGATCGAGCGCGCCATCAAGAAGGCCACCGGCGAGCTGGAAGGCGTCGAATACGAGGAAATCCGCTACGAAGGCTATGCGCCCGGCGGCGTGGCGGTGATCGTCGACTGCCTCACCGACAACAAGGTGCGCACCGTGGCCGACGTGCGCCACGCGTTCGGCAAGTTCGGCGGCAATCTGGGCACCGACGGCTCGGTGGCCTTCATGTTCAAGAAGCTCGGCGTGCTGTCCTTCGCGGCTGGCGCAGACGAAGACACGATCACCGAGGCCGCGATCGAGGCCGGCGCCGACGATGTGGTCGTCTATCCGGAAGATGGCGCGATCGACGTGATCACCGCGCCCGACGCCTTCGAAACCGTCAAGGCGGCCATGGATGCCGCCGGCCTGAAGCCCGATATCGCCGAGGTGACGCTGCGTGCGGACAACGACATCGCCGTTTCCGGCGACACCGCGCAGCAGGTCGCCAAGCTGCTGGCCTGGCTGGAGGACATGGACGACGTGCAGAACGTCTACAGCAATGCCGAGCTCGGCGCCGACGCATACGCGTAG
- a CDS encoding alpha/beta fold hydrolase: MPNPERVILLHGIWMVGATMQWFGAQLRTAGFQPETFGYHSVIGGPDAAVPRLAEQIRSGGPTHLVAHSLGGLIALQALAAEPDLPVSRVVCLGVPVCGSAAADGLSHVPVAGLMLGRSAPLLQQGCAVWPDRFQVGMIAGRLPHGLGALFAHFDGEHDGTVSVEETRSPALADHVLVEAGHSGLLFSADAARHAAEFLRNGRFQR, encoded by the coding sequence ATGCCCAACCCCGAACGCGTCATTCTGCTGCACGGCATCTGGATGGTCGGCGCCACCATGCAGTGGTTCGGCGCCCAGTTGAGAACGGCCGGTTTCCAGCCTGAAACCTTCGGCTACCACAGCGTGATCGGCGGGCCCGATGCGGCCGTGCCGCGGCTGGCCGAACAGATCCGCAGCGGCGGCCCGACCCATCTGGTCGCGCACAGCCTGGGCGGCCTGATCGCCTTGCAGGCCTTGGCCGCCGAGCCGGACCTGCCGGTTTCCCGCGTGGTCTGCCTGGGCGTGCCGGTGTGCGGCAGCGCGGCCGCCGACGGACTGTCGCACGTGCCGGTCGCCGGGCTGATGCTGGGTCGCAGCGCGCCGTTGCTGCAGCAGGGCTGCGCGGTATGGCCGGACCGGTTCCAGGTCGGCATGATCGCCGGCCGCCTGCCGCACGGGCTGGGGGCGCTGTTCGCGCATTTCGATGGGGAGCACGACGGCACCGTATCGGTCGAAGAAACGCGCAGCCCGGCCCTGGCCGACCACGTGCTGGTCGAAGCCGGCCACAGTGGCCTGCTGTTTTCGGCCGATGCGGCGCGGCATGCCGCCGAATTCCTCCGGAACGGGCGTTTCCAGCGTTGA
- a CDS encoding I78 family peptidase inhibitor, protein MMRFAAISSLLAVALTSCSSVMPADGGPQVAGDGSCHADRVAWAVGKPGDEDTIKRVWKESGAGLLRPIGPGEAVTRDFRADRINVYLDANNIVTQLNCG, encoded by the coding sequence ATGATGCGTTTTGCCGCCATCTCATCGTTGCTTGCCGTGGCTTTGACCTCCTGCTCGTCGGTGATGCCCGCCGACGGCGGGCCGCAGGTCGCCGGCGACGGCAGTTGTCATGCCGATCGCGTCGCTTGGGCCGTCGGCAAGCCCGGCGACGAGGACACGATAAAACGCGTCTGGAAGGAAAGCGGCGCCGGCTTGCTGCGCCCGATCGGGCCCGGCGAGGCGGTGACGCGCGATTTCCGCGCCGATCGCATCAATGTCTATTTGGATGCGAACAACATCGTCACCCAATTGAACTGCGGTTGA